Proteins found in one Paenibacillus wynnii genomic segment:
- the pyk gene encoding pyruvate kinase, translating into MSIDLICTIGPASSSSAVLKELLLSGMTIARLNMSHGNHGEHKRVIEALRECSVELGKSVRILGDLQGPKIRLKSVQGDAVQLEEGQTFILDQSDEPGGRERAALDNPGVMEDIQKGAAILINDGEVKLVVMDKNQGSIFTRVSVGGMIGSRKGVNLPGTRTHLPAITEKDKQDLQFLLENNVDWIACSFIREASHLKEIRSYISALGKYKQPGLVSKIETVHAVLNFQSIMEVSDGIMIARGDLGVELPFEQIPFIQKAILHECSRSKTYVITATQMLQSMVDHAVPTRAEVTDVSQAVLDGTDAVMLSAESSIGKYPVKSTRVLDTIATFAENMREQGKSDFSLEKIFTHPSFVNLHLKVALDNGADELND; encoded by the coding sequence ATGAGTATTGATTTAATCTGCACAATTGGTCCAGCCAGTTCTTCTTCTGCCGTTCTCAAGGAATTGCTGCTTAGCGGTATGACAATCGCACGACTCAATATGTCACACGGGAACCATGGAGAACATAAACGTGTAATTGAAGCTTTGAGAGAATGTTCCGTCGAATTGGGGAAATCCGTACGGATTTTGGGTGACTTGCAAGGACCAAAAATTCGTCTGAAGAGCGTGCAAGGGGATGCGGTTCAATTAGAAGAGGGCCAAACGTTTATCCTCGACCAATCTGATGAACCGGGAGGAAGGGAACGCGCGGCGCTCGATAACCCCGGTGTAATGGAAGATATTCAAAAAGGAGCGGCTATCCTAATCAATGATGGGGAAGTTAAGCTTGTGGTGATGGATAAGAATCAGGGAAGCATCTTCACACGGGTTAGTGTAGGCGGAATGATCGGTAGCCGAAAGGGTGTCAATCTTCCGGGAACGAGAACTCACTTACCAGCCATCACGGAAAAGGACAAGCAGGATCTTCAATTTCTGTTGGAGAACAATGTCGATTGGATAGCATGTTCTTTTATCCGCGAGGCGTCTCATTTGAAGGAAATTCGAAGTTATATATCTGCTCTGGGTAAATATAAACAACCAGGCCTCGTTTCCAAAATTGAAACCGTTCATGCCGTTCTTAACTTTCAATCTATAATGGAGGTGTCGGATGGCATTATGATTGCGAGGGGAGATCTTGGTGTGGAGCTGCCTTTCGAGCAAATCCCGTTCATTCAGAAAGCGATCCTTCACGAGTGCAGTCGATCAAAGACTTATGTCATCACTGCCACCCAAATGCTGCAATCCATGGTCGATCACGCGGTTCCAACGCGCGCTGAGGTAACTGATGTCTCTCAGGCTGTACTGGACGGAACCGACGCCGTGATGCTATCAGCCGAAAGTTCTATCGGTAAATATCCAGTAAAAAGCACGAGAGTCCTGGATACTATTGCGACATTTGCGGAGAACATGCGCGAGCAAGGGAAGAGCGATTTCTCGTTGGAGAAGATATTCACTCATCCCTCGTTTGTTAATCTGCATTTGAAAGTTGCTTTGGATAACGGGGCGGATGAATTGAACGATTAG